From Thermotoga sp. Mc24, the proteins below share one genomic window:
- a CDS encoding TRAP transporter small permease, which yields MKKVDQILLKFEKHAAKILLMAMIVLVFASGVARFLKHPINWAVDMSSFLFAWACFFAVDVAWRENKMMSVDILVKKFSERTQKIIRIVNYLIILAFIVYLIVWGFYLSYKTRYRTFVGIPNFSYTWVTLSVPVGAILLFRTTVLKLIGEFRGNKKEER from the coding sequence GTGAAAAAAGTGGACCAAATTCTTTTGAAGTTTGAGAAGCACGCCGCCAAGATTCTCCTTATGGCTATGATTGTTCTTGTCTTTGCTTCAGGGGTTGCCAGATTTCTAAAGCATCCAATAAACTGGGCTGTTGATATGAGTAGTTTTCTCTTTGCCTGGGCTTGTTTCTTTGCAGTCGATGTAGCCTGGCGTGAAAACAAAATGATGTCGGTAGATATACTTGTGAAGAAATTCTCCGAAAGAACTCAGAAAATCATCAGAATAGTGAATTACCTTATCATTCTTGCCTTCATTGTTTATCTCATTGTGTGGGGCTTTTATCTTTCCTATAAAACAAGATACAGAACCTTCGTAGGGATACCGAACTTTAGCTACACGTGGGTTACACTTAGTGTTCCTGTTGGTGCGATTCTGCTCTTCAGAACAACTGTACTGAAGCTGATAGGAGAATTCAGAGGCAACAAGAAGGAGGAAAGATGA
- a CDS encoding MurR/RpiR family transcriptional regulator, with amino-acid sequence MDVIQRIKEKYDEFTNAEKQIADVVLADPRSIIESSISDLSMKAGVKSEASVVKFYKKLGLNSFQQFKVLLAQSISRAPLEIVYEDVSSEDDTKTITEKIFKATVRAILDTLNWLDIDSIERTVDLFKNAQRIIFIGFAASAAVAFDAFHKFTRIGKNCLFSNDEHIIAAILATASPSDLLVAISHTGETISVVNFAKKAKEMKMPVVTITGNRKSTLAKYSDVVLATNTKETKIRTDAMTSRIVQLVILDTIYTLLAARDPRAIENLNKSRLAVSELKY; translated from the coding sequence GTGGATGTTATTCAGAGGATAAAGGAAAAATACGATGAGTTCACGAATGCGGAAAAACAAATCGCAGATGTCGTTCTGGCAGATCCGAGGAGTATCATAGAAAGCTCCATCAGTGATCTCAGCATGAAAGCCGGTGTAAAAAGTGAAGCTTCCGTCGTGAAGTTTTACAAAAAACTGGGGTTAAACAGCTTTCAGCAGTTCAAGGTGCTTTTAGCCCAGAGTATCTCCAGGGCACCGCTCGAGATCGTCTACGAAGATGTCTCAAGTGAGGACGATACGAAAACCATCACGGAAAAGATATTCAAAGCAACGGTGAGAGCCATTCTAGACACACTGAACTGGCTGGATATCGATTCCATTGAAAGAACCGTCGATCTGTTCAAAAACGCTCAGAGGATCATATTCATTGGTTTTGCAGCTTCGGCCGCCGTTGCCTTCGATGCGTTTCATAAATTCACAAGAATTGGAAAAAACTGTCTGTTTTCCAACGATGAACACATCATAGCAGCCATTCTTGCCACAGCCTCACCAAGCGATCTGCTGGTTGCCATATCGCACACTGGAGAAACGATCTCCGTGGTGAACTTCGCTAAGAAAGCGAAAGAAATGAAAATGCCAGTTGTTACAATCACAGGAAACAGAAAATCCACGCTCGCGAAGTACTCAGATGTTGTTCTTGCCACCAATACGAAAGAAACGAAAATAAGAACCGATGCAATGACTTCGAGGATAGTCCAGCTTGTGATTCTTGACACGATATACACACTCTTAGCAGCAAGAGATCCAAGGGCAATAGAAAATCTCAACAAGAGTAGACTCGCAGTCTCAGAATTGAAGTACTGA
- a CDS encoding dihydroorotase gives MRIYDPFRKKWIEEEIETPFPSKGLVATFPFVDLHVHVRLNGGEDYSSLEEASLVGGFFKVVVQPNTKPPIESKEVLERHLDLSRNRAVEFLFAVSPFGSIEAEGERVVGFSTDGIECDYPTLIETMKKKKKALWFDHSQMYEVDGIFYEGAPLPFQKRPRSNEAIAITRTVLTGLEYGFERFHIQHVTTKYSVEVISFLKNLAKVSCEVTPHHLFFCYEDIKNTNFKINPPLGSPEDRKALIEAVKKDVIDVLATDHAPHHEKPDDFLTAPYGSTSIEIAFPAYYTALGDLELVVEKLTKKPLEVLGVEARLTEDTLVFIDPKAEFIVDAKKFKSKGKNSMFDGVRLKGKVVALKLKGRWVMIDGEVIADQKEND, from the coding sequence GTGAGGATCTACGATCCGTTTAGAAAGAAATGGATAGAAGAAGAAATAGAAACACCCTTTCCCTCGAAAGGATTGGTTGCCACGTTTCCCTTTGTCGATCTTCACGTTCATGTTCGTCTCAACGGTGGAGAAGATTACAGCTCCTTAGAAGAAGCCTCCCTTGTGGGAGGCTTTTTTAAAGTGGTGGTACAGCCCAACACAAAGCCGCCCATAGAAAGCAAAGAAGTTCTGGAAAGACATCTGGATCTCTCCAGAAACAGAGCGGTCGAGTTTCTCTTTGCCGTTTCTCCCTTCGGATCGATCGAAGCTGAAGGAGAAAGAGTGGTGGGCTTTTCAACGGACGGCATAGAGTGCGACTACCCTACACTCATTGAAACAATGAAAAAGAAAAAGAAAGCCCTCTGGTTCGACCACAGCCAGATGTACGAGGTGGATGGAATCTTCTACGAGGGGGCTCCTTTGCCGTTTCAGAAAAGACCGAGATCGAACGAAGCGATAGCCATAACACGAACCGTTTTGACGGGCCTTGAGTACGGATTCGAAAGATTCCACATCCAGCACGTAACAACGAAGTACTCCGTAGAAGTGATATCGTTTTTGAAGAATCTAGCAAAGGTCAGCTGTGAAGTAACACCACACCATCTGTTTTTCTGCTACGAAGACATCAAAAACACGAACTTCAAGATCAACCCTCCTCTCGGATCTCCAGAAGACAGAAAAGCTCTCATCGAAGCCGTGAAGAAAGATGTGATCGATGTTTTAGCGACAGATCACGCGCCACACCACGAAAAACCAGACGATTTTCTCACCGCTCCTTACGGCTCAACATCCATAGAAATCGCCTTTCCTGCCTATTACACAGCCCTAGGTGATCTCGAACTCGTCGTAGAAAAACTCACGAAAAAGCCCCTCGAAGTGCTTGGTGTTGAAGCTCGTCTCACAGAAGATACTCTTGTGTTCATCGATCCGAAGGCGGAGTTCATCGTGGATGCAAAAAAATTCAAAAGCAAAGGGAAGAATTCCATGTTCGACGGTGTCAGACTGAAGGGAAAAGTGGTCGCTCTTAAACTCAAAGGAAGATGGGTGATGATAGATGGAGAGGTTATTGCTGACCAAAAAGAAAACGATTAG
- a CDS encoding type II restriction-modification system DNA methyltransferase, translating to MKRRRSTRTSSFGVKGRESHDSSPFYSRAIYSNFSLPKPSEEDFIENPLPENLLDKVIEGDAREVLKKIPDRSIHLMVTSPPYNVGKEYDEDMTLDEYLEFIEEVMKEVYRILVWGGRVCFNVANLGRKPYIPLHAYLIHLFEKIGFLIRGEIIWDKGEAVSGSSTAWGSWMSPVNPVLRDQHEYIIVMSKGDLKRRKPSDREVESTITREEFLEFTRSVWKFPPESAKRVGHPAPFPEELPYRCIQLYTFKGDVVLDPFAGVGTTCVAAVKTGRHFVGIEINPEYVKKAEERVKDILSKPTLFEDHW from the coding sequence GTGAAGAGAAGAAGATCAACAAGAACCAGTTCGTTTGGAGTAAAAGGCAGGGAAAGCCACGATTCGTCTCCATTTTATAGTAGAGCGATCTATTCCAACTTTTCCCTTCCAAAACCTTCAGAGGAAGATTTCATCGAGAACCCACTTCCTGAAAATCTCTTAGACAAAGTCATTGAGGGAGATGCCAGAGAAGTTCTGAAAAAAATACCTGATCGTTCGATACATCTCATGGTAACTTCACCTCCGTACAATGTAGGGAAAGAATACGATGAAGACATGACTCTTGATGAATACCTTGAATTCATAGAAGAGGTCATGAAGGAAGTGTACAGGATTCTCGTCTGGGGTGGAAGAGTCTGTTTCAATGTAGCAAATCTTGGAAGAAAACCTTACATTCCGCTCCATGCGTATCTCATCCATTTGTTTGAAAAGATAGGCTTTTTGATACGTGGAGAGATCATTTGGGACAAAGGAGAAGCGGTGAGCGGTTCTTCGACTGCATGGGGTTCGTGGATGTCGCCTGTGAATCCTGTGCTAAGGGATCAACACGAGTATATCATTGTAATGAGTAAAGGAGATCTAAAGCGAAGAAAACCCAGTGATAGAGAAGTAGAATCAACAATAACAAGAGAAGAATTTTTAGAATTCACAAGGAGTGTTTGGAAGTTTCCCCCAGAGTCAGCTAAGAGAGTAGGACATCCTGCTCCCTTCCCTGAAGAACTTCCCTACCGTTGTATACAGCTCTACACCTTTAAAGGAGATGTTGTTCTCGATCCTTTTGCCGGTGTAGGGACAACATGTGTAGCTGCCGTTAAAACAGGGCGGCATTTTGTTGGAATAGAGATAAATCCCGAATACGTAAAAAAGGCCGAAGAGAGAGTAAAGGATATTCTCAGCAAACCTACTCTTTTTGAAGATCACTGGTGA
- a CDS encoding amidohydrolase, which translates to MIIKGALVWSGKEFVQKDLFVENGEFVEKSSEPVIDAKGYFLVPGFVDSHAHVVGTGFSKLSVQFNDWDELFERDLTGEVVVGRGWFEEPDGSVVERLDRIEVPVFLIRRCGHKAFLNKKAMEVLGVEERYLVENLEKIYEYVFKEKMAEFYRVGEEEFLKHGVTFVQSDDLYGVSVERLLSIIKHSRIRLFEKLKPKDLKPEHFGDLNERVHVKGVKVFMDGSLGAKTALISGEYDDGTQGVQLLTEERLEELSRFCDEHDLILNVHAIGDRAVSLVLDVLERHRGHRIIHAQFVQEKDLQRAKNTTFSVQPHFFFEDQPLLEKVKVNALHYPFYRMFKAGVSISFSSDSPVSPCDPKYIAEHALKMGFSRGETFYLMTEAGASQVGIKTGRIEAGYRADFCLYERDPLLFEDDPVAVFVEGVKIYEKNGSSH; encoded by the coding sequence ATGATAATAAAAGGTGCCCTGGTGTGGAGCGGAAAGGAGTTCGTTCAAAAAGATCTGTTCGTGGAAAACGGAGAATTCGTCGAAAAATCGAGTGAACCTGTCATCGATGCGAAAGGATACTTCCTCGTTCCTGGCTTTGTCGATTCACACGCACACGTTGTGGGAACGGGCTTTTCGAAACTCAGTGTCCAGTTCAACGATTGGGACGAGCTCTTCGAAAGAGACCTCACCGGTGAAGTCGTGGTGGGAAGAGGCTGGTTTGAAGAACCAGACGGATCGGTTGTTGAGAGACTGGACAGAATCGAAGTGCCTGTCTTTCTCATAAGACGGTGCGGTCACAAAGCGTTTCTCAACAAAAAAGCGATGGAGGTTCTGGGAGTCGAAGAAAGGTATCTCGTAGAGAACTTGGAAAAGATCTACGAGTACGTCTTCAAAGAGAAAATGGCCGAATTCTACAGGGTTGGAGAAGAGGAATTTCTCAAACACGGTGTGACTTTTGTTCAGAGCGACGATCTTTACGGTGTGAGCGTGGAAAGGCTTCTTTCCATTATAAAACACTCCAGAATCAGACTCTTCGAGAAGCTGAAACCAAAGGATCTAAAACCCGAACACTTCGGAGATCTCAACGAGAGAGTACACGTTAAAGGTGTCAAAGTCTTCATGGACGGCTCCCTTGGAGCAAAAACGGCTCTCATCTCCGGTGAATACGACGACGGAACACAGGGTGTGCAACTTCTCACAGAAGAAAGACTCGAAGAACTGTCTCGCTTCTGCGACGAACACGATCTAATTCTGAACGTTCATGCCATAGGGGACAGGGCGGTGAGTCTTGTTCTCGATGTTCTCGAAAGACACCGCGGTCACAGAATCATCCACGCTCAGTTCGTTCAAGAAAAAGATCTACAGCGAGCAAAAAACACCACTTTTTCCGTTCAGCCTCATTTCTTCTTCGAAGACCAGCCCCTTTTGGAGAAGGTGAAGGTGAACGCGCTTCACTACCCGTTCTATAGAATGTTCAAAGCGGGTGTTTCCATCTCCTTCTCTTCGGATTCCCCCGTTTCACCGTGTGATCCAAAATATATCGCAGAACACGCGCTCAAAATGGGTTTTTCCAGAGGAGAAACGTTCTATCTGATGACGGAAGCGGGGGCAAGCCAGGTAGGAATAAAAACAGGAAGGATAGAAGCAGGGTACAGAGCAGATTTCTGCCTCTACGAAAGAGATCCACTTCTTTTCGAGGACGATCCCGTTGCGGTGTTCGTGGAGGGGGTGAAGATTTATGAGAAAAACGGATCCTCTCATTGA
- a CDS encoding tRNA-dihydrouridine synthase → MLELKPPLVLLSGPAGFGEYLKLMDHRYVGGVLLKTVTLHPKEGNPTPRMADSDFYVINRIGLENPGIHAFVENVPELPVPMIASLGGDSFEEYLEVARVFKKVADRFHAVEFNFSCPNVKEGGLSIVKNAEEWKKLLNTLRKELPDSFLIAKVGVEGIFVEDAAEFVMKTGWDGITLVNTVRGLHFEKDTMILGGLSGPVLKPIALRAVYEVKKRFPELFVIASGGVYSVKDAEEFLKVGADVIGVGSALFKDPGVVEEIGKYLLEVKR, encoded by the coding sequence GTGCTGGAGCTGAAACCTCCCCTTGTTCTTCTCTCCGGTCCTGCCGGCTTTGGAGAGTATCTGAAGCTCATGGATCACAGATACGTGGGCGGTGTTTTGCTGAAAACCGTCACGCTCCATCCGAAAGAAGGAAACCCCACTCCTAGAATGGCAGACAGCGATTTCTACGTGATAAACAGGATCGGACTGGAAAATCCCGGAATACACGCGTTCGTTGAAAACGTTCCAGAACTTCCTGTTCCCATGATCGCAAGTCTCGGCGGTGATTCTTTCGAGGAGTATCTGGAAGTGGCCCGTGTGTTCAAGAAAGTAGCAGACAGATTCCATGCGGTGGAGTTCAATTTCTCCTGTCCGAACGTGAAAGAAGGAGGACTCTCCATAGTCAAAAACGCGGAAGAGTGGAAGAAACTCCTGAACACACTCAGAAAGGAACTTCCCGACTCCTTCCTGATAGCGAAAGTGGGAGTAGAGGGTATCTTTGTGGAAGACGCCGCGGAGTTTGTGATGAAAACAGGGTGGGACGGAATCACGCTCGTGAACACGGTGAGGGGGTTGCATTTTGAAAAAGACACGATGATCTTAGGAGGACTTTCTGGTCCCGTGCTGAAACCGATCGCCCTCAGGGCAGTGTACGAAGTGAAGAAAAGATTCCCAGAACTCTTTGTGATAGCAAGTGGTGGCGTGTACTCCGTGAAAGACGCAGAAGAATTCTTAAAAGTGGGAGCGGACGTGATAGGGGTCGGAAGCGCTCTCTTCAAAGATCCTGGTGTTGTGGAAGAAATTGGAAAATATCTGCTGGAGGTGAAAAGATGA
- the pyrE gene encoding orotate phosphoribosyltransferase — MIKEILEKTGALMEGHFILSSGKHSSRYVQCARLFEFPEYGDVVGEELAKLLRKYDVETVVGPAMGGVILSYVVARYLKARSLFAERENGVMKLRRGFFVKPGEKVAVVEDVVTTGGSVKEVIELLKEYGANVVCVGSIIDRSGGKVDFGVPFESLLKLDLPVYDPEDCPLCKQGIPAEKPGSRGLK; from the coding sequence GTGATAAAGGAAATCCTCGAGAAAACCGGTGCTTTGATGGAAGGGCACTTCATTCTCTCTTCCGGGAAACACTCCTCAAGATACGTGCAGTGCGCACGTCTTTTCGAGTTTCCAGAGTACGGCGACGTCGTGGGAGAAGAATTAGCAAAGCTTCTGAGGAAGTACGATGTTGAAACAGTAGTGGGTCCCGCAATGGGGGGAGTAATACTCTCGTACGTCGTTGCAAGGTACCTGAAAGCGAGGTCGTTGTTCGCGGAAAGAGAAAACGGAGTGATGAAACTAAGAAGGGGTTTTTTCGTGAAACCTGGAGAAAAAGTAGCGGTAGTTGAAGACGTGGTGACCACGGGTGGTTCTGTGAAGGAAGTGATAGAGCTCTTGAAAGAGTATGGAGCAAACGTGGTGTGTGTGGGTTCCATCATCGATCGCTCCGGCGGAAAAGTGGACTTTGGAGTTCCGTTCGAAAGTCTTCTGAAGCTCGACCTTCCGGTTTACGATCCTGAAGACTGTCCACTCTGCAAACAGGGAATCCCGGCAGAAAAACCGGGAAGCAGGGGATTGAAATGA
- the pyrF gene encoding orotidine-5'-phosphate decarboxylase, with product MIPVLSLDMEDPIRFIDENGSFEVVKVGHNLAIHGKKIFDELAKRNLKIILDLKFCDIPSTVERSIKSWDHPAIIGFTVHSCAGYESVERALSATDKHVFVVVKLTSMEGSLEDYMDRIEKLNKLGCDFVLPGPWAKALREKIKGKILVPGIRMEVKADDQKDVVTLEEMKGIANFAVLGREIYLSENPREKIKRIKEMRL from the coding sequence ATGATACCTGTTCTCAGTCTGGACATGGAAGATCCTATCAGATTCATCGACGAAAACGGCAGTTTCGAAGTGGTGAAGGTGGGTCACAACCTCGCCATACACGGGAAAAAGATCTTCGACGAGCTCGCAAAGAGAAATTTGAAGATAATCCTCGACCTGAAGTTCTGCGATATCCCTTCAACGGTGGAACGTTCCATAAAGAGCTGGGATCACCCGGCGATCATAGGTTTCACAGTTCACTCCTGCGCTGGATACGAAAGCGTGGAGAGGGCTCTCAGTGCAACAGACAAACACGTGTTCGTTGTGGTGAAACTCACTTCCATGGAAGGATCCCTCGAGGATTACATGGACAGGATAGAAAAACTGAACAAGCTTGGGTGTGATTTCGTGCTTCCCGGTCCATGGGCAAAGGCTCTGAGAGAGAAGATAAAAGGCAAAATTCTCGTTCCCGGCATCAGAATGGAAGTGAAAGCAGACGATCAAAAGGACGTCGTAACGCTCGAAGAGATGAAGGGAATAGCGAATTTTGCTGTGCTCGGAAGAGAGATCTACCTGAGCGAAAATCCCAGAGAAAAGATCAAAAGGATAAAGGAGATGAGACTGTGA
- a CDS encoding SDR family NAD(P)-dependent oxidoreductase — MNFQGKVVLITGAGSGIGKKAAVMFAERGAKVAINDISEEKGKETVELIKSMGGEAAFIFGDVAKDAEQIVKKTVETFGRLDILVNNAGIVPYGNIEETSEEDFDKTMAVNVKGPFLLSKYAVEQMKKQGGGVIVNVSSEAGLIGIPRRCVYSVSKAALLGLTRSLAVDYVDYGIRVNAVCPGTTQSEGLMARVKASPNPEELLKKMTSRIPMKRLGKEEEIAFAILFAACDEAGFMTGSIINIDGGSTAV; from the coding sequence ATGAATTTCCAGGGAAAAGTGGTTTTAATAACAGGAGCAGGTTCCGGTATTGGAAAGAAAGCAGCCGTTATGTTCGCAGAAAGAGGGGCAAAAGTAGCGATCAACGATATCTCTGAAGAAAAAGGAAAAGAAACTGTGGAGCTGATAAAGAGCATGGGAGGAGAAGCTGCGTTTATCTTCGGAGATGTAGCGAAAGATGCAGAACAGATAGTGAAGAAAACGGTGGAAACGTTCGGAAGGCTCGACATCCTGGTGAACAACGCTGGCATCGTACCTTATGGAAACATAGAAGAGACTTCGGAGGAAGATTTTGATAAAACAATGGCTGTGAATGTCAAAGGGCCTTTTCTTCTCTCAAAATATGCCGTTGAGCAGATGAAAAAGCAAGGCGGAGGAGTCATTGTAAACGTTTCCTCCGAAGCAGGACTCATAGGAATTCCAAGAAGGTGTGTCTACAGTGTTTCAAAAGCTGCACTCCTGGGACTTACAAGATCTCTTGCCGTCGATTACGTCGATTATGGAATCAGGGTCAACGCGGTGTGCCCGGGTACCACTCAGTCTGAGGGACTCATGGCGAGGGTGAAGGCTTCTCCAAATCCAGAAGAACTCCTGAAAAAAATGACCTCCAGGATCCCTATGAAGAGACTGGGAAAAGAGGAGGAAATCGCCTTCGCGATCCTCTTTGCAGCGTGTGACGAAGCCGGATTTATGACGGGCAGTATCATAAACATAGATGGAGGTTCTACCGCTGTGTGA
- a CDS encoding phosphoglycerate dehydrogenase: MKKILIVTRTFGKYSQEPVEFLRKEGFEIIRSDTIDPDVLREADALIVGTNPLTAEMVENSSLKIIAKHGVGVDNIDLEAATKKGIPVTITAGANSLSVAELTIAFIFALSRGLVWAHNKLFLERRWEGTVGQEVSGKILGMVGFGSIGREVVKKAVCLGMNVLVYDPYVSKDSVRLLEATPVDDLEQLLKESDFVSLHVPLNESTKNMIGERELSLMKKSAFLINTSRGELVDEEALVKALKEGRIAGAALDVFSEEPPDTNSPLFECPNLITTAHIGAHTKEAIFRMNMMAAQSIVDFFKGRIPRYVVNKEVIRILKEKGYQEIS, translated from the coding sequence ATGAAAAAAATATTGATCGTGACACGAACCTTCGGAAAGTACTCTCAGGAACCTGTCGAATTCCTCAGAAAGGAAGGTTTCGAAATAATAAGGTCTGATACTATAGACCCCGATGTCTTGAGAGAAGCAGATGCTTTGATCGTGGGGACAAACCCTCTAACAGCGGAAATGGTAGAAAACTCCAGTCTCAAGATCATAGCAAAGCACGGTGTGGGAGTGGACAACATAGATTTGGAAGCTGCCACGAAGAAAGGTATTCCCGTTACCATCACAGCCGGTGCGAATTCCCTTTCTGTTGCGGAACTTACAATCGCTTTCATCTTCGCACTGAGTAGGGGACTTGTATGGGCTCATAACAAACTGTTTCTCGAAAGAAGATGGGAAGGAACGGTGGGACAGGAAGTTTCTGGAAAAATACTGGGTATGGTGGGGTTTGGCTCGATAGGAAGAGAAGTGGTTAAAAAGGCTGTCTGCCTTGGAATGAACGTACTGGTCTACGATCCTTACGTGAGCAAAGATAGTGTTAGATTACTGGAAGCCACCCCTGTTGATGATCTGGAACAGCTTTTGAAGGAAAGCGATTTCGTCTCACTCCATGTTCCGCTGAACGAAAGCACAAAGAACATGATAGGAGAAAGAGAACTTTCACTCATGAAGAAATCTGCTTTTTTGATCAACACCTCCCGCGGAGAGCTGGTGGATGAAGAAGCGCTTGTGAAAGCTTTGAAAGAAGGAAGAATAGCGGGTGCAGCCTTGGACGTCTTTTCTGAAGAACCTCCAGATACCAATTCACCTCTTTTCGAATGTCCCAATCTCATCACCACGGCGCATATAGGTGCACACACAAAGGAAGCCATCTTCAGAATGAACATGATGGCCGCCCAATCTATTGTGGATTTCTTCAAAGGTAGAATACCAAGGTACGTGGTGAATAAAGAAGTGATCCGAATTTTGAAAGAAAAGGGTTATCAGGAAATATCTTGA
- a CDS encoding iron-sulfur cluster-binding protein — translation MERLLLTKKKTIRVNEDTWIVLFEERIDFSPGQFVMLETPKLVRKPFVLGYWEDHTAISVQVKGKGTKWIVEEAEKIKGHGPLGNGFEKPGKGLLIISPTCLTMAEALRKKMNVDVLVGSRTPFQIPLEHETAVGDEEFLRKLSSTGEYDWYLVSGSRGMEKVCWEHLRGKEVYFSLEEYMGCGIGACKSCAVFTKEGVKHVCTDGPIFRGDELCWS, via the coding sequence ATGGAGAGGTTATTGCTGACCAAAAAGAAAACGATTAGAGTGAACGAGGATACCTGGATCGTTCTCTTCGAGGAACGGATTGATTTCTCTCCAGGACAGTTCGTCATGCTGGAGACACCGAAACTCGTCAGAAAGCCTTTCGTTCTCGGATACTGGGAAGATCACACGGCGATCTCCGTTCAGGTGAAGGGAAAGGGAACGAAGTGGATCGTCGAAGAAGCAGAGAAGATAAAAGGTCACGGTCCTCTTGGAAACGGCTTCGAAAAGCCTGGAAAAGGCCTTCTCATCATCTCTCCCACATGCCTCACAATGGCCGAAGCGCTTCGAAAGAAGATGAACGTAGATGTACTCGTGGGAAGCAGAACTCCCTTCCAGATACCGCTCGAACACGAAACGGCCGTTGGTGATGAGGAGTTTTTGAGAAAACTCTCCTCCACGGGAGAGTACGACTGGTACCTCGTCTCCGGTTCTCGGGGAATGGAAAAAGTCTGCTGGGAACACCTGAGAGGAAAAGAAGTTTACTTCTCGCTCGAAGAATACATGGGATGCGGAATAGGAGCGTGTAAGTCCTGTGCCGTCTTCACAAAAGAGGGTGTGAAACACGTCTGCACCGATGGCCCCATATTCAGAGGTGATGAACTGTGCTGGAGCTGA
- a CDS encoding TRAP transporter large permease subunit: MIIVLIAFAVFLMLGMPVAFAIGISGFLWFLQHPELPITIPIQRLLSQTVNFTLLAIPMFIVAGNVMNSAGVTRRLLDFASTLVGHMRGGLGQVSAVLSTLMGGVSGSSIADAAMETRMLGPEMLKRGYPRGFAVAVNVWTSLITPIIPPGIAFIIYGTIGQVSIGRLFAAGIGPGLLLMIVYMITIWFVAKRLNLAPERERRAPVNEVFRSLGKSIWALMFPVLLIVGLRGGIFTPSEVGSFAVLYGMLVGFIIHREMSLKTFYWETLENSLGDIGSVMFILSMSTIFGYGMIWERIPEKLAEFLLGISSNPNVLMIMISLFLVFAGLFVDATALILMLTAILLPVAEQVGIDPVHFGLVFILSAAMGNQTPPVGASMYAGCSVLDATMEEYIQASWPFLFVTILAILIVIFFPQIVLFIPNLIFG; encoded by the coding sequence ATGATCATAGTTCTCATCGCCTTTGCTGTTTTTCTGATGCTTGGAATGCCTGTTGCCTTTGCTATAGGAATATCCGGGTTTCTCTGGTTTCTCCAACATCCTGAACTACCTATCACCATTCCGATACAGAGACTGCTTTCTCAAACGGTGAATTTCACGTTGCTTGCTATTCCCATGTTCATTGTGGCTGGAAATGTGATGAATTCTGCTGGAGTGACGAGAAGACTCCTCGATTTTGCCTCCACCCTCGTTGGTCACATGAGAGGAGGACTCGGTCAGGTTTCAGCTGTTCTTTCCACGTTGATGGGAGGAGTTTCCGGATCCAGTATTGCAGACGCAGCTATGGAAACAAGGATGCTCGGTCCAGAGATGCTCAAACGAGGTTATCCAAGAGGTTTCGCAGTTGCCGTGAATGTCTGGACGTCTCTGATCACCCCGATCATTCCCCCTGGTATCGCTTTCATCATTTACGGTACGATCGGTCAGGTCTCTATAGGAAGGCTCTTCGCGGCAGGAATAGGACCCGGTCTTCTTTTGATGATCGTGTACATGATCACCATATGGTTTGTTGCTAAAAGATTGAACCTTGCACCCGAACGAGAGAGACGAGCACCGGTAAATGAAGTTTTCAGATCTCTGGGAAAGAGCATCTGGGCTCTTATGTTTCCGGTTTTGCTGATTGTGGGTCTGAGAGGCGGTATCTTTACCCCTTCAGAGGTTGGTTCCTTCGCGGTTTTGTACGGAATGCTGGTGGGATTCATAATACACAGAGAGATGTCTCTCAAAACCTTTTACTGGGAAACCCTGGAGAATTCTCTTGGTGATATCGGGAGTGTGATGTTCATACTTTCGATGTCTACAATTTTCGGTTACGGTATGATCTGGGAAAGAATACCGGAAAAGCTCGCGGAATTTCTCCTGGGAATATCTTCCAATCCAAACGTTCTGATGATAATGATCTCTTTATTCTTGGTTTTTGCCGGTCTGTTTGTCGATGCAACGGCTTTGATTCTCATGCTCACGGCAATCTTGCTTCCTGTGGCAGAACAGGTGGGAATAGATCCAGTTCACTTCGGTCTGGTATTCATTTTATCCGCTGCTATGGGTAACCAGACACCTCCTGTAGGTGCTTCTATGTACGCAGGTTGCTCGGTACTCGATGCGACTATGGAAGAGTACATACAGGCATCCTGGCCTTTCTTGTTTGTGACGATACTGGCGATACTTATAGTCATCTTCTTCCCACAGATCGTATTGTTCATTCCGAATCTCATCTTTGGATGA